The candidate division TA06 bacterium nucleotide sequence TCCTCTATACCTCAAGTATGGACGCGCCATAAGCGAACAGGATCTTATTGCCGTCTGCACAGATACAGTAGGTCCCCCATACGCTCCTCCAGACCACAGGCCTTTGGGGATAAAGATAACACAGCAGACCTACTGCTGGACACACGACTACATTACCGATTTCATACTGATGAAGTACTGGATTGAGAATATCCGTGGAGATATGAAGACCATAGAGGATGTCTATGTTGGCCTATACATTGACGCGGATGTTACCCCGGTCACGGATGACTATACTTGTACCTGGTGGTCAGCACAGGATGATATAACCGGATTCAGAGTCTGGAGGGATGAATCGGACACGCTCTGGGCACCCGGGACCATCCTTTACGAGTGGAACGGGGTGAGTTATGACTCGACAGATGTTGGAGGCACACCCAAGTATCAATCTCAATCAGACTACATAACTCAGGCGTGGGTTGCCGACGATGATGGCTCTCATCCTGAGGAGCAGTGTCCTGGCATGGGGATTGCGAACTCTGTTGCTGGCACAAGAGTCGTGTACCCCCCTCCTCAAGAGATATCCTACAACTGGTGGTTTTCTGATTTAGACGACAATCTGGACTGGGGGCCTCACCACCCCGAAGATCCGTACGACCCGGACGGGACACCTATGGGAGATACCGCGAAATACAGGATAATGAGTAATGGTTACTTGGATCCCGACCAGGTCTGCGATTCTCTTGAATATCCTCCAGGAATCGACAGCATAAACGATACGCGCTATCTCCTATCGTTTGGCCCCTATGATTTGCCTGCTGGAGATACTCTGATGTTGATGCTTGGATATGTTGGTGGAGAGCACTTCCACAACGGCAATCCATGGTGTGAATGGAGTTTTGAAGATCTGGCGTTGAACGCAAACTGGGCGTACATTCTCTATGACAACCCAGGGGTTGATACAGACAGCAGTGGATATGCTGGCGACTTCATCATTGTGGACGGTGAGACTGTGTATGTTTGTGGAGATGGCATTCCGGATTTTAGAGTTCCTGATAGCCTGCCGCCACCAACTCCAAAGAACCTGAGAATCACATCATTTGATGATATCCACCTTGACGTCGAATGGGAGCCAGTTTTCATGAAAGACATCAAGGGGTACCTGCTGTACAGGTCCAAGGATGGAAGTCCTTTTGCCCCGATAACAGATACCACTGTGGAGACCTCTTACTCTGACTCCTTTGGCCTTGATGTTGGTGCATGGTACTACTATAGGGTAACGGCCATGGATACCCTTCTGCAGGAAGGCACGCCCTCGAATGTTGACTCGGCATTGTTTGGACGTCCCCATCCTCCTACTGAATTGACAGTAGATCTGTACACAAACGGATATCTGGACTTAACCTGGCAATCCCCGGGAGATCCGGATTTGAACAGCTACTCCATATACAGGAGGCAGGACGATGATTCTTCAAGTTACGCAAGGATAGATTCTGGGATAATAGACTTGCAGTACAGGGACACGACAGTCACGAATGGGGTTCCCTACTGGTATGAGGTGACGGCACTTGATTTGAGCGGTCTTGAGAGCGAGCCTTCCAATGAGGCGTGGGGTCTTTCCATGGGCTTTGATTCCGGAATTTTGCTTGTGGACGCCACCAGGAACGGACCGGGAATACCGGGCCTTCCGACTGACCTAGAGGTCGACAGTTTCTATCACAGGATAGTTGAAGGCTTCGAATACACTGACCTTGACAATTCAGATGAGACATATTCGCTCACACTTGTGGACCTGTCGCCATATTCTACTCTTGTCTGGCATTCTGATGACATTTGGGCTCCTAATCCTCCCTCTCAGGTGGTACTCGCGGACTATATGCAGGCTGGGGGAAATGTCTGGCTTGTGGGCCACCAGCTCCTTCTCAGAATGACTGAATGGGGACCGAATTTCCTCAGGACATACGGCGGTGTTGACAGTTTTGTGGTTAATGCGGAAACAGACTTTGTGGGCGCCTTTGGCCTTGTCGATTATCCGGACCTGGAGGTTGATACAAATAAAGTGCTTGGACCCTGGAACGGCGCCCTTCCGTTTGTTTCTGTC carries:
- a CDS encoding T9SS type A sorting domain-containing protein, whose amino-acid sequence is MYRFHFTEMGVFIPVRKSRGVIGMTRYLVCTLLVLGVLVFSQAHAAIYEGDGSPVVQNPNTQIKSHTYGNMKLVISNWGFFGNAGEIDKYLWSCEYPANSGQDYLFQGAIWIGGIVDGDTLVSVGADGWLRENELFPGSTEGDTIMERSIDPASPHYWDPSDTTDPLYLKYGRAISEQDLIAVCTDTVGPPYAPPDHRPLGIKITQQTYCWTHDYITDFILMKYWIENIRGDMKTIEDVYVGLYIDADVTPVTDDYTCTWWSAQDDITGFRVWRDESDTLWAPGTILYEWNGVSYDSTDVGGTPKYQSQSDYITQAWVADDDGSHPEEQCPGMGIANSVAGTRVVYPPPQEISYNWWFSDLDDNLDWGPHHPEDPYDPDGTPMGDTAKYRIMSNGYLDPDQVCDSLEYPPGIDSINDTRYLLSFGPYDLPAGDTLMLMLGYVGGEHFHNGNPWCEWSFEDLALNANWAYILYDNPGVDTDSSGYAGDFIIVDGETVYVCGDGIPDFRVPDSLPPPTPKNLRITSFDDIHLDVEWEPVFMKDIKGYLLYRSKDGSPFAPITDTTVETSYSDSFGLDVGAWYYYRVTAMDTLLQEGTPSNVDSALFGRPHPPTELTVDLYTNGYLDLTWQSPGDPDLNSYSIYRRQDDDSSSYARIDSGIIDLQYRDTTVTNGVPYWYEVTALDLSGLESEPSNEAWGLSMGFDSGILLVDATRNGPGIPGLPTDLEVDSFYHRIVEGFEYTDLDNSDETYSLTLVDLSPYSTLVWHSDDIWAPNPPSQVVLADYMQAGGNVWLVGHQLLLRMTEWGPNFLRTYGGVDSFVVNAETDFVGAFGLVDYPDLEVDTNKVLGPWNGALPFVSVCYLDTSSQAIYGYDSRSDSAQFEGEPCAFARFGNDYNFVGFWFPLYPMKEDSAVQAGRDILEDFGEVPTGIEERFTRSKVWKFELRQNFPNPFSGSTRIQFTIPQKGQLRLDVYDICGRLVANLADMKAVPGLYEYDWNGIDSRGKRVANGVYFHRLKSGGKTATKKMVFMK